The DNA region AAAATACTCTCAACACTGCcataggcttctaaccaaaagtttttgttgccattatttttcagagtgattaccaaatgctACATTCCCTTTAGGCATTTTGGAACAGCTAGTTCTGTTtttaccatagagctatatatattgactagagcgctaacttgctctgcgttttgaagccaccctgggcgcagacatgtttgatgtgttgcgtgactacggaatgattttaattttgaagaacacacattgccgcgatttgcTTACATTCAgcgtgtgcgcttacgtacgcgactgcccatttgcgtacgtccgcgctacgaaaaccgtaagttcgacttgattgacgtactaaaaaaagtatacgctccttttaaacatgacgcacatgacgctcgcagtttgtacgctcatcagccgattgtgcgttcacatttgctgcatttttgggttcgatgacacataaaaaagaacaaacgcactatcatgcaaatagccgtacaattgccgtacaaattttcaagcttttgtattggtttgtacataaacatggatgcgcccatacagcttcaaaaccttagtgcgtgtacaACGGGGTGTTagcactctagtcaatatatatagctctatggtttttaCAGTAATTAACCTAATTATTGTTGGTAGAAACCACTCGGCCCAGTTGGCAAAGTTCAAGTGTACTTCAAACTTTGCTCAAACAATGAACAAGTCCTTCCTCCACGGTATACCTTAGATAATTGATTGTCATTAATCGCAGGCAGGGGGCATTCAGGGTCAGTTCTTTAATGGTTTTATTACAAACTTTATGACTGCATGGTATGGATTGGTTTTCTAAAAATAACTAAAATGCCCTGGATGACCACAGGCTGTTTTCATAACCGACAATTAAagtttcaaaatataaaatttgatttcaagttttGCAAAAGATTTTAACAAACCCACATGTTATCAACCTTTTGAGCAGTAATTAATGCAATTATTTTCTAtgaagggaaggtatacatgtacatttggtaaccactctttagtagcctacagcagctttagatagtataaagcattttgagaaaaagtttactttgaagtaatgtggttatgtgcGACATTACATGTAAAAGACAGATCAGTGAttatggcccaaaatttgaatccgagACTTGTGTCTGGCTGTAATGTTTTTCAgatactctcttaatgtaaaagagtgaaaaagcactctttctagagccatatgaaggacaactcttttttcgagtggtcttccactctttgagattgaagtttgcatctttttgagtgatttttcactctgtcctggagtgaaacgcCTCTAAAAGAgggaaataaccaccactctttttgaagagccatatgaaggacagctcgaaatgtaaagagaggtgtttttcactcttttacatttaaagaGTAGGGTATTCCTATTAGTGATTATTTTTCTGCATGTCGACAAATTCGCTctagattttcggcgatatctcaaaaaacatGACCcctttaaaatgatatttttctgttagttttattgtatacatctataTTTATATATGATTAAtaaacaatcgaatggtttgaaaccaaaggtatactttgcctttaatgtTAATTTCATTATTTACTTTCTGTTGTTAAAAGGAATCTACCTCACCATGGTATTCCAGAGCATTCAACTGTGATAACAATCAAAAAGATTACGATGTAAACCAATGTTGATACAATAATGCGGTCATGTCGTAGCTGTTTGATGATTTCTACATGCTAGTAGAACCAAATGATGACTTGCCTTTTTCACTGGTTCCATTTACAGGCTACATGTTTTAGCAACAATAGCCAGGGTTTGAATTTGGTGTGggtgagaggggggggggaatccatGAGAATGAAgggctcaaaatgtttactggaccaaaattcaaaaaatgaaatgaaattctttttacaagaccagaatcaaattCAGAAAAACTTCCTAACACACCTTAACATTCTTGAACAAGCGCAAAGACGGCGCGtgtataggccagtgcgccctctagttctatAGCTCTATGGGCTGGCCAAACTCAAACAACCTACTCCTATTTTAACACTGGATTTAATTGGTTTGTTTGCAGAGATCAGGACTACACAAACTTGAAAGCATGAGCAAACGCATCAGTTACATGTAAACCACCAACTTACAGCAACAAGCCAGATCTAATCAGTGTTGATCATCAGGATTGAATATCACATGGGACAACATCTCACACATCATAAATACCACACCAGGGTTTCtgagttgtgtgtgtttaatgGATGTACAGAGATACCGTGAACAAAGACTATACACCTTTAGCAGGAGAAGTGGAACAATTTGTAcacatgtttgttttaacaCTATAATCATCATCCAGTACTCAGGATTACAAAAGTTATTGTTgtatgaaaacaataaaacacatgAGGGGTTGTGTTCAAGAACAGCCCAAGCATCTCTCTCATCCAGCCAGATGCTAATTACAGATTTCCTCAACAACCTATCTTCATAATCTGATCAACGCACTGCATCAGGATTGAGGTGTAAATTTTTGCAAGAGTTGAAAATTCACCCTGACAAAATGGATCAGTCCATGGACAGTGGCGAACTGGGGTCTGGGTCCCTGACTTCCTCAAGCCCGCCATTAAGTACGCCCTCCCAACAACTGGACAGACTGAGACCTGTCGCTGACTACAGTGCATCTTTACTCCACTTGGACGATACTACACCCCACGATAACAACAATGTTGGTATTAAAACTAAACGATCATCTAGTCTTGGTCTCAAAAGTTCATCGGACTATCAGTTACACATTGAATCTAAACCAAGGAGAGCATCACAACAAGACTTTGAAAACAATGTGATGCCTTTATCTGGTAGTCAAAGCTTAATCAACTTTGATACAGGCAACATCTTGAAGTCATCGTACAACCTGACAACATCACAATCTCAAGGTCTTCCCACAGGAAGGCATCTCGAAGGACTTTCTGACCTGAATCCTGAATTCAATGGAAACGATGGAACCACAGACCCCAACAACAATGAAACTACAAGTGAGTGGCAATATCTTGCAACACAGAGAAAACCACCCAGTCTGCATCCCATTCCAAGAAAAAGCCCTTATCCGCCGTGGCGGTTCAGTCAATCCAGACAGCCTCCAGAGACAGCGCTAGACATTGCATTCAGGACAATGCTCGACTATAAACAACCCATGACCCTACACAGACCCTCGAAAGCAGACCGTCGGATGGTACACTACGACTACCTACCCAGTATTAAAGTCATCTCCAGCAAGGATCAACAACGACGCAATGAGAATCGCAATGAGCTCAAGCAACAACTGCAGCTTGCAGAGGAGCGTAAGCGACGAGAGATCCTGGAAATGGAGTCTGACTTCTTCCAAGAAGACGACAGAGATGACCCCCTGCAGAAGAACATCTTCCTCCCATCTGGAGAAGAGTATGAATTCTCTGAGGGTGGACTTCCAGCTGCTACTCTTCCTGTACCATcccaaagaaaagaaagatCTTCAAGTCGCCAATCGTCTCTGAACGGTTCTTATGATGGGCGGAGACAGAGTAACGCTTCCCATGAAAGTCGAAGGCCGAGCTTCGCATCCCATGATGGTCGAAGGCCGAGTGATGTTTCAATCGATAGCAGGCGGCCTAGTAATGTATCCCTTAATGTCAATGGAGCTTCGTATTCAGGTAACTCCACCCTAGGATCTAAGCGTCGACACTCTGTGAATACCATGGTCAGGAGAGAGAAACTATTTACGGTGGTGAGCCACTGGCCAGGTCTGCAGAAGCCATCAACCTTCTTCCAGACGCCTCTTGATGAGCCCCCAAATGAATTTGATTCTCCTTTCGAGGAGCCAAGACCACCAAGTGCTCAGAGCAAAAGATCTCTGCCAAACAGTAAAACCATGCAAAAGAGAACAAAATCTAAAGGACTCCCATAAGCATAGTCTTCTGACTGATAGAAGAcaacgtttaaaggcactgtatggacacctttggtaattgtcaaagacctgtattctcacttggtgtatcacccaacataagcatacaaataaaatctgtgaaaataagGAGttaattggtcatggaagttgcaaaagactaatgaaagaaaaatcacccttgtgcCTTCAGATacctgaaaaaggcttcaggcccgaagttTTTAATCAGATTCACAtgtttcagtgagaaattacctctttctgaaaaactatgttacttctgaAGGAgctgctgtttctcacaatgttttatactaccaacagctctccagttctcattaccaattaagatttcatgctaatacttattttgagtaataaccaatagtgtccagtgcctttaacccatTGGGGACCATAGCGGCTGCAAACGGGTGCAAGATCTGACCTACTTCCAATAAGGTCAAGGTAAAAGTCGTGACCTCAATTGGCAGATTCCAATGCTTCCCATTTTAACAAAGTttgtttctaaaacaaaattaaacttttgtttcacatttaattttgagacacttttaaaagaattttgtcCCCCTAAAATCAAAACCGAAGCCATGTCTGGGCGTGAGGTGATGATTATATACAGAAATGAGTGGTCTCTAAAGAGTTAGGGGTTGTCATGGCCATGGAGTCTAGACAGGGCTAGAGTGGTAGACTCAAGGTCCCTAATACctagaatgtgggtttgagtcctggccCGGTCAGTGGCAACACTCGTGTCCTTcagcaaggcactttaacatTATTGCTTCTcccaagagaaacaaaaattggggTCGAAATTGTCAGAAGCCAGTTGGCTTGGGACTAGCATATTTACAGCCAGGCAGCTGATTTTTCCAGTTTAATAGGATAGCTTGGTGTGGTAGTGATTATAAACTACTTCATGATGGATGAAATACTAAACTGAATTTTTTTAGAATGGTCTACACTCCAAAAAAGGAATACCATGCATAGCTATGAACAAATTTATTTGGCATACCAGCATGAAGTATTCAATCAATCCTACTCGCAAAAGCCTGACTATAATAAACAAAGATAAATGTTTTGTCAACCATGAgagaaaatttaaataaaatttttgTCGTTAATATTTTTACATTATCTGCTGTGGTTAAACTTTTTCAGTATTGAtgaggaataaaaaaataagagaGAAAACGAACAgcgttatttaaaaaaaaattaaatagtatTTTTCTGTTAAATTctgttaataatatttttattgggaaaaaaagagaaggaGGCAGAATAAAATGATTGTCCTTACATTATAAATGTACCATGTTCTTAGAACTTCCATGTTTGGTTTTCAtcttttatgttatttttgtgtaattGCTTGACTCGGGCAATTGCTTGATGTCAAAATGACATGATATCTTGCacaggtgggggggggggtgttgttcAGAATTTCCTGCCACACTCGGGAGCAATAGTGGAAAGCCTGATCAAAAGATCAATAAATGCACagtcacacacaaacaaacaagcaaacaaaatacaacacacaagaaaaaattatatatttggtttgtggtaacaccatgtgtgtctacttgccaggtagagtttgttctttagtcTAGAGAACTGTCATGCTAAATTTTTCGAaagacttctcaattctgatcagaactgtcctgctttttaactactacggctgggactactactttagcttataggatcgttattaactgcactaacgcagagtgagttcttaattggtctcaacgtttcgactaacttgctctagtcatcgtcaggagactgaagagatatgAGAGAAGTGAGTCTATTTATAGGAGTTCAGAGGTTTCAGTGTAGAGTGGATCAATGTCTGATTGGTTCTCCTGAAAGGAGTCCTCTAGGAAAGCATTGTGATAATAGAGTTATatactagagggcgcactggtgatgctgcttgcacaaacgcgcaATTTTGTACGTGCGTTAAATATGAAGTACTAGTTGGAGTTTGTATAAATTGAATGCTACGCAATGCTGTCTTGTCAAcgtacaaaatggccgcacatgGGCTGCGTAAACACATACTGtgcaatgctgttttgtcaacttagaaaacaGCCTTATATGCGCACATGCCGGGCCGTGTATATACAATGTAGTCCAGTGCAAGGTTGTAGCTAGGGCAAATTGGATGCCGGCTAATTTTGTCGAGAGCTTGGTCGAGAGGGTGGGTGTATGGGGGCAGCGTAGCGCCTCACAACCCGGTGGGATCAACAGGGGCAGCGTCTTTGGAAGCTGAAGGGTTTTAGGTTTTGTTTAAGCTTTGATGGATTCCCCAGGCTCTATGTCTTGCCCATTTGTGCCTTGACATAGTCATTGCCAGAGGAAAAAACATGCCCAGGGAGCCatagaaaataataattattaagttttaaagtaaaatgtcagggtaaaatttataaataaaatatattctgTTTACTATTTAAATCCCATCTCAAAATAGGGTAGGTAGACTACTAGGCAAAATTTTTGAGTGTTGAATTTATCAATTGAAAGGCTTGCAGTTGCATACATTCATCAGCAGGCAATGCAGAGTGGAGAGACAAGTTCAGAAACACAGCCGCAAAATCTAGACTATTCTATTTCAAAAAGgagtacattttgtaaaatagaaAAGCAACGTTTCACTTAGTTATATTCATTGACAATCTCTGAACGAAGTGCATTCAATAAACGCAAAATTTGATTcttgtcatttcattttttatatatatttttttttttgcacaagtATTAATACTAATAGACAGGAAAATCATCAACCCTGCACTCACTCtgaaaattctaaaaaaaaattgcatgcaATTTGGACAACTCCACCAACCTTGTCCGCCCATcagattaacttttttttttcaatcgcccGCCGTGCGAGCCAACCAAAATTCTTTTTCACTAGCCTGCTGCATGTACAgtatgataaaaacaaattaaactaaagaaaaaaacaaaacaaaaacacggaagtgaagtcCCTAAAAATGGACGACTTTATCTCTTAATTTATGTCCTAAATTATCTACAACCATTTGAATGAACTTGTGGTTTgagaattgtttgtttttgaacatgttctgatctccgtttgcaacaaaatcttcgTGAATCAACGACCGGTCAACAACACACAttgagaaataattcaatgaactttgccctgcaacgccctctgttggcagaAGTTGTCTATGTTATTAGCATTCCTCCAAGGCTGTGCATTGTGCACAGTCTGCAGGCGTGATGCACAACGGTTGCCAATTCTTTACTCTGTTTGTGAGGGTGTATTGTGAAAAAGGCTAGCCAAGAATTCATGAATATGGATTTATCAACAGCCATCAatggccaatcacagcgtgcgaTATCTTGGTTAAAATGGACTTTGGACTGGCTGAGTGTGTAATGTGCTGTGCATGCTACATGAACCAGTGGGCGACCGTGTGAGTATTACCATGTGGTTTTGTGCATCATGTATACTACACGCACGCCGGCGAATGTGCGTGCTTTTTTAGTACTCCATAAACTCGCAGCATTCTAGCGGCTTATTTTTAAGCAACAATCACGGAGAAGATCGCGGTTTTGGAgagaaaattgttttgattgtttttacagAAATAAAATACACATCTAATTAGGAGTTTATCATAATTGCTGTctttatttttcaattatttcaatgacattttaaacaattttacataaatttatgCCGGTCGGAGTTCGATATTTTTTGTTGGATCCCGGTCGGCGAAAGCTCGGGCCGGTCATAGCCGACCGGCTCCGACCGTGGTAGCTACAACCTTGGtccagtgcaccctctagttcttatatattacTCTATGATTAAGATAGAGAGAACGATCTTACCTGTCCCATCTTGTCCTGTAGCGACCAAACAATCTTGATACTATAGCGACATTTAGGGTTGAGGTATGCATAGAGTTGAGCAGTCTGATTGTTACTGGACGGCCAGCCTGATGGAAGCTTCAGTGGTAGCTTGTTAACGTCGCTGGCAGCGGCAACAGAGAACATATCCTGACCCTCTGCCCATGAGATGTGCAGACGTAACGTTGTACTATCATCTAGGAAGTCAAAAACATTCAATTAGGGGACCAGGTTGGCGCAGTGATTTCTTTCCCTGGCTTTCACCTCTGCGGACCCACCTCAGACCTGGGCAAactttatggctctgcttacctttAGCACACAATAtggcagggctcgaatttcacgctggaccgcaggcccgaggccagtgattttagcttcggtccagtaaactttatgccgaacaagtccggcggtcttgtggttttttttatgcatactaatatagttcctattacaaataattatatgaaatatattatctttcattaaaaaatgtatttcaatctcatttagaataaaagtttttgttttacttgtcgtcaaatcagtgttctgagcacgcttgcggaacgtcaatccgtccttttttcacgtgcatcaggctgcatacaagttttccattcagtttactcattcccacaccttgtacatctagtctcaaaccatttatgtttatgcacccggggagtgagcgagcagggacgagggagtgatgtgttggtacccggcacggcggcacaccttagtacagcgatgtttgtttaccactgaccatgtgtaaagtctgttaccttacaaaggagtgttgaatttgcattaagaaggtctggttgcaataccacacatccctgtgttgcatggattaaaagtaaggtcttgttgccaaacgtcttgcttagtatggctaccaacagtgatgagcttctgactactgctgtcaaatttttggtcaatctttttttatgaatgctgcacgttgcagtgttttgttggtgatttgcctgtcaaatcggaatgttttttttttaggcggcgagaatgacgtgaagtaggtatatggaactttattgattgggtttcacagcaaaaaaaaagcctcctaagggatgaaaaaggcctgctgctctatcgtgttaactttttttttcctaataaaactTTGGTCTTGTATAAAATCTttcggtccagtaaaaattttgagcaacaagccctgcggtcttgtggatttttcccccaaattcgagccctgaatATGGGcttacgaaagcagggaattctgttcttgcggcaagcctatttcacgagTTAGGGgagaattttggcttct from Asterias rubens chromosome 7, eAstRub1.3, whole genome shotgun sequence includes:
- the LOC117292509 gene encoding uncharacterized protein LOC117292509, with product MDQSMDSGELGSGSLTSSSPPLSTPSQQLDRLRPVADYSASLLHLDDTTPHDNNNVGIKTKRSSSLGLKSSSDYQLHIESKPRRASQQDFENNVMPLSGSQSLINFDTGNILKSSYNLTTSQSQGLPTGRHLEGLSDLNPEFNGNDGTTDPNNNETTSEWQYLATQRKPPSLHPIPRKSPYPPWRFSQSRQPPETALDIAFRTMLDYKQPMTLHRPSKADRRMVHYDYLPSIKVISSKDQQRRNENRNELKQQLQLAEERKRREILEMESDFFQEDDRDDPLQKNIFLPSGEEYEFSEGGLPAATLPVPSQRKERSSSRQSSLNGSYDGRRQSNASHESRRPSFASHDGRRPSDVSIDSRRPSNVSLNVNGASYSGNSTLGSKRRHSVNTMVRREKLFTVVSHWPGLQKPSTFFQTPLDEPPNEFDSPFEEPRPPSAQSKRSLPNSKTMQKRTKSKGLP